AAAAGGAACACGACTTTTTTGTTATAGCACTTATGGAACCTTTCTAAAAGAAGAGGACTATTCAGAACTACAGGAGGAGGCTAGGCATGGAAACTGCAATATCAAATGTCAATGGGAAGATATGGCTCTTTGGAGATGATGTGGTGCAGTGGGATTTGTTGATTGACACTGAACAACAACTAACTATCAAGGTGTATCATCAAGATATTGGAAAGCACATAATGATGACTTTTGTTTATGCAAAGTGTTCATCACTTGATAGATTAGAATTATAGGATAATCTATACTACCTTGCTAGTGATATGGAGTTACCATGGGTGGTTGGAGGGGATTTTAATGTAGTTCTTAGTGAAGAGGAGAAAATTGGAGGACTGCTAGTGTACCCTCTAGAATATGAAGATTTTGCTTTCTGTGTAAACTCATGTGGAATGTTTGACACTGGGTATAAAGGAAGCCCATTTACTTGGTGGAATGGGAGGCCAACTGCAGACTACATATTCAAAAGGTTGGACAGAATTCTCGTCAATACACCATTTCAGACCTTATCTTCAAGTACAGAAGAGGAGCATCTCATTAGAACAGGCTCAGATCATGCTCCACTCTTGATGAGTTGTGGTGATCAGACTATGCAATTTGTCAAACCATTCAAGTTCTTGAATTTCTGGACCAAACATGCATCCTTTATGGAAGTTGTCCGACAGAATTAGAGGGCAGAATTCACAGGAGATCCCTTCTTGACGTTCAAGCAGAAACTAAAGAGAGTTAAGATTGCTCTTTCTAAATGGAGCAAGCTCACTTATGGGGATATCTTCAAACAACTGGCATTAAGAGAAGATGTGGTCAGAGTGAAGGAAATGTTATTTAAA
The sequence above is drawn from the Nicotiana tabacum cultivar K326 chromosome 13, ASM71507v2, whole genome shotgun sequence genome and encodes:
- the LOC142168047 gene encoding uncharacterized protein LOC142168047, coding for MELPWVVGGDFNVVLSEEEKIGGLLVYPLEYEDFAFCVNSCGMFDTGYKGSPFTWWNGRPTADYIFKRLDRILVNTPFQTLSSSTEEEHLIRTGSDHAPLLMSCGDQTMQFKLKRVKIALSKWSKLTYGDIFKQLALREDVVRVKEMLFKENPTIENRIMFQKAQAEMKRYLSIEERYWKQKAGMNWQKLQLKRIQNHDGTWIDTQETIADVVAVFF